Genomic window (Magnolia sinica isolate HGM2019 chromosome 10, MsV1, whole genome shotgun sequence):
CAAACTGATCTTGGATCGCTCGTGTGGCCACACGTTTGCCTACCATCAGATGATCTTGGCCATAAACATCGTTTTGGCTGATCCCGAATCGGCGTCCCGATGCATGGGTCCAGTCAGGCTATAAGATTTTGGTCGGTCGGGCCCCACAAAcccgatggacggtccagatcagtcaAGTAGTGGCCGAGGTGGCCCGCCTAGAAAACTGACGTCTGTCTGTTTAAAAATGGCGTTGGCGGGAGAAATTCTTGATTTTTCTTTAAAGGTCGGGTCAGCGCTGGTCAAACCAGCAGCCATAGGGAGTATTCAGTGCACTCGCActtcgtgtggggtccaccgtgatattggtgataaatccactccgtccattcacctTGTAAGCCCCACTCAAGGGTCCTGGCCCAGTTTGGGTCTGATCTAAGGCCTAGGTGGGCCGTATCACACGTTCCAGGTCCTTTTACAGCCAATACAGCTCAATCCAACGGCTGGATCGGCTTGATACTTTGTTTCAACAGTTAAATGGGAATTTGAGAGGTAGTGAGTGCCTGGTTGGCTATTTACTAGCCCTCGAAGGTCGATCTCTAGTGCATTGTTCCATTTCTTTACGGCTAGCTGATTTGAAAACTGTTTTAACTTGAGGTTTTTGGTTAATCTTACCCTCACGACTGTTGGAGGCTCCAACTCAGCTCTTAGGATCCCTGATGGACGACTTCAATGATGACTAGAAGCCCCATATTGCTGCATTCGTTGAATTTAGGTTATTCATTAGACGAGTTTTGAAATCCCATTGTTACGGGTTCAAATGGTAACACACGCGTATAAGAAGTGCGGGGTGCTACATGCATGCCTGAATTCATGTCTTGTATTTCTGTTTTCAGATGCCAAGCGATTGATTGGAAGGAGATTCAGTGATGCCTCTGTCCAGAGTGACATTAATCACTGGCCCTTCAAGGTCATTCCCATACCTAGTGACAAGGCTATGATGGTCGTCCAACACAAGGGTGAGGATAAGCAGTTTGCCGCTGAGGAGATCTCCTCTATGGTCCTTATAAAGATGCGAGAGATTGCGGAGGCCTATCTTTGCTGGTGTCATTGCAGGCCTCAATGTCATGCGTATCATCAATGAGCCCACTGCTGCTGCCATTGCCTACGGTCTTGACAAGAAAGCCACCAGTTCTGGTAAGAAGAATGTCCTCATCTTTGACCTTGGTGGTGGCACCTTTGATGTCTTCCTGCCGCAACTTCTAGCCCCATTTCTCTATTGCTGTAGAAGTTAAAAAATCCACAGATaggtgtttgatttttttttccttcctttgttTCTAGGGTTAGTGTTTTAtatgttttctttttttgaaggatgGAATCCATGTACCAGAGATGATTACATGGATGAAGAATGGTTTAGATGCTCAAATAAACCCCACTCAAATCTGCCTACCCTTCCCTTTTTTCTTTGCTTTACAGGTATGCTTAGATTAATGCAATAGAGAGTAAATCCCTTGTTGACGATATGAAATGGCTCACATATTGGGTTTTGTACTCCCTGATAACCTTCTTCGAGCTTACATTCGTAGATGTCATTGAATTGTAAATTTAGATACTCAAGAATCTGTAGTATTCTAGAATGGTTTGGAAATTTCCTCTTTTTTCGGTCTTGCAAATGTAATTTTTTCCCTTTTGAATTAGAGATAGGATATTGAATTTCTGGTTTTTACTGTTTTTTTATTCTCGAATAATGCAACATGGTGTCAGAAtgtgtttttggtttttttttttgttcttagtAAAACAGAGTATGTTAATGCATCTTGGGGAACTGTGAGTAACTACCctgaagtaaaaaaacaaaaaaaacagggCACTTTTGTCATTTTTTAATGGATACTTATAGCACATAAATCACAGAAATAGCTCCAATATCGGCCATGTGATCTTTCAAAACCAATCAAGTCCATTTCACTAAATTGAAATGGAAAGGAGTTCATGACGTCCACATGTAATAAGACATGGAATGGGACTACTTTTCATCACCCAGGTTGTGTTTGGACGTAAGATGAATTGGATTTTGAACATCCATATAATTGCAGTGGAATTGGACATACAGTTCAATATATATACTAAGAAATGCAATCGTGGTTTGATTATTTCAACTTTATAAGGCTAGTTACTGTAGTCAACTGTATGGTGCATAGTtaagattgcttgtgaaattagaagCATAGCATTGTTATCATTAGTTTTACATCCCACATCTTGGTTTTCATATCCCTTGAGACAGAGTTTAAATGGCACTTTAATTTTCTAGCATGCATTGTTATCATTATCCATTCACTTTCTTTTATGCCTGAACCATACAGAGTCTATTatttatttcttagtgaaattgTATTGGCAATCCTACTTGCAGGCAAACATACCACTGCAGCACGCATTTGCAAAATCTGGTCCAGTCATCAGGCAGGCCCTACCGTATGCGTCCCTGACTCAAAAAATCAGGTCAGTCTGCTCACCCATGGGTAACACATGACAGAACAGTAGATGGTTAAAATATTTTGACAAATGGTCTTCATTGGATTCAACATACAGGCACGGGCTACTTGACTAGTGACCGAGCCTGATTTTGGGCCAGGGAAGATACTGCAGGGCTCACCTGATGACAAAGCAGGATTTCACATACATTTGCTTGCAAATagcttttgtattttattttatttcccatTCTGACCTCTCAGCCATGGATTCGTCCTCTGATTTTCTATTATGTCGATCAATTACTCCATATCTGAAATTGGAAAAACTCTCAGGGGGTTGTATTGAGACTGGGATTCATATATGGGAAACAAAGAGTAGATGGCTTTGAGATCCCGCTCAACTTGATAGGAGAACCATTGGAGAGGTTCCTGAGTGGAGAGGAAAATTTTACGAGGTGACAATATTCAGGTATTTCTGCACCAATGTTACGAAATAAGTGTGAATGATTGTGTGCTGCACTAGATATGGTAGCTCTACTGCCAGGTTTATGTTATCTTTGACCTATGTTATTAGCTTCTGGTTGTTAGCAATGCATTTGGTATTTTGCAGATTGACACGAAGGATATTCTCTTCACATGCGGCGGTGCTTTTATTGACTTAGAAAAGACAATCTCAGAAAGGTATACGGTTAAAATGAGAAAGCCAACTAATGTGCTTGTGCTAATTGCCTTGCGTTGGTGGTTCATTTATGGAATTTTAAACCTGTTTTTGTCCATGCCCAGGCATCAAGATTCTTCTATAGGGTTTGGAGCCCCGGTACGTGCAAACATGAGTGCTGGTGGTCTAACAAATGCTGCTGTGACATCATCTCTACTAGAATCAGTGAGTTCAAAGCAGTTGCATTTCATCGCTTCTTGCTGCAAGGTTTGtggctttttttttaattatttttttagttctattttctttttatcatttgtttGGTATGTATGGCTTTCACACTTCACTGACTttcttttgatgattgattgttgtgGTGTTTACACCATTACTTGTTATTGGATTCTTGATTATTTCTTTCATAAAATTGACACTACCACCTTCCCTAGTACATTGCAATTGTATTCTCTGtaagtgtagagagagagagagagagagagagagagagagagagagagagagagccatgggACCAGGTGGGCTCCATCTAACAGTGTCGAGTGTGTACATATTTCTCTAGTGTATTTGTGTATCAACATAAGAAAGACGTATTACTATATTTTTTCTTCTCAGACTAGTTTTTTACTTCCATTAGTGTGTTTTCTGTAAGGATGCTCTTCTTTCCCAATTATCCAACATATGGCATGTCAGCTAttagatccaaactgtttatttaGTGGGCCCTAACTCTAGATGCCTCTCTGTAGCAGGATTTTCCTGCCTGTGGCAAGCAGAGGACTAGGCCTTGGACAGATGCATCATGTTTCTGCAATTTGAATAGGTATCAGCTGAGCATCCAACAGATGTGCTTTCATACCAATTTACAACATTTGAACATGACCCCATGGGGCCCAATAGGCAGGATATTGTGGAAAGCTCTTTTAAAGGCAATGTTGTTGTGCATTTGGGCTGAAAGGGACTCACATATTTTTGGTGACAGAAATGCATGTCGTTCTTTTTTTTCGTGCATGTGAATGATATAAAGCATCATAATTCAAGGTCCTTGTAATCTGGATCTGATGAATTAATAATTGGGATTGTGTGATTTGTGGCATTGCTgtgattctgttttttttttttttggtttaaaatcGTTACTAAAAGAGGTATTCTGGAAATTGAATATTTGCGACGGCTTTCAACCGTCCCTATTTTTTTGGAATttggaacggttttaaaccgtcccTAATTTTTTGCGACGCCTTCACGAGCcctggtttaaaaccgttcctaaatggtttaggaacggttttaaaccgtttctAAAGAGGGATTTTGGTCTTCTTTCCCTTGGGCCAGATGACACGAAATTGGTCTTCCTCCTGCCTGTCCACCCTTTTCTGAGTTTTTACTAACACCTTTACTAAGGACACGGACGTAAACACGAAAGTAGGGTTTCTATTTCTCAGAGGATCAAACAGTTGGGGTTTCTTGTTGATCGATTTATCGATTCATAATACGGAGAAATGTATAGTGGGGATGACAACGATCCATTGGTCGATGAGATGGAGGAGATCACGTAGGAAGATGCGTGGGCTGTCATTAGTGCCTACTTTGAAGATAAAGGCCTCGTTAGGCAGCAGCTCGACCCCTTTGACGAATTCATACAGAACACACGATGCAGGAGATTGTTGATGAGTCCGCTGATATCGAGATCCGTCACGAATCGCAGCACAACCCTGGCCGCCAATCGGATTTCCTTGAGGTTCGGTCTTTCCAGCTCCActcccttttcttttgttttctttcaagAGCTTGTTTGGCGCGTGGATTTGAATTCCCGTGGAATTGTGTAGATTTGAATTCAGAGCTTTGAGGTGGGACTTCCAAAATAGCTCTTTTGGAGGATTTGGATCCCTCTCAAATCCAATTCCTTCGGATTCCTAGCTACCAAATGCCCCAAAATCAGCTAATCCCCAAAAATCCTTCTGATTCCAtgctgccaaatgacccctaaaattTAGGTTCTCTTTAATCAAGTGTTTGAACTACTGCTATACCAGATTTTATTTCAGTCCGCTGAATCTGTATTGCATTCGGAATCTTGTGTTGATTCCGTTCCTGATGGAGCAGACAATACTAAATGACATATCTTTTCATCGATTGAGGAAAGATGATCCACGTCCTTCATTGATTTGGATACAGATCGCTTCTCTATAGATAAATCCTATTAGCATGCATTAAGCTTGTcaaaaacacttttttttttttttgagaattccATTTGGTGGGGAGTTTCAGTTGTCAGGCTGGATTCActtgttgaatttcatttttttccccTGGTTAGGATGTTGTAGATGTCAGTTGTAATATTGGTGCTTGACATCACTGCTATTCACTTTCAAACCAATTGAGCGATTCTATGAAAAAAAATTATTGCAAGAGCCTTTTGCAGGGAGtccctgcgctgggaacccaggtggggcccactgtgatgtttgtgagaaatcctctccttccatccattttgtgagttcatttcaggacatgatgcgaaaaatgaactgtatccaaagctcaagtgggctgtactaaaggaaaacgtggttaaggaaattcctaccgttgaaacctatttgggttcgacaatgatgtttacatgccatccataccattaataacttcattcctactgggatgagctgaaatcacaaatattagtatgattcaaaacttctatggcccacgaatatttcaactgtgaacaTTCAGTTatcacgttttcagcccacttagctttggatacagttcatttttgacatcatgtcctaaaatgaactcgcaaaacggatggacagggaggatttctcacaaacatcacagtgggccccacctgggttcccagcgtaGGAATTTGCTGAGAAAaaacttttgcaggaaatccttgTCTGTGAAATAAACAAGGTAGTGATTCAATGGATCCTATGGGAAGGGCGGAAATTGTCACCGGCGTACTaaagatcctggccattcatcaaTCATGGTACAATGTGAATTATACCAAAATAAACGTTAGTCTGCTGATCAAGGAGAGCCTATTGCGAACCGACAAACACTGTGGGGTCCATATgggatgtatatgtcttatccacgccgtccatccattttcccataccattttaatcataatctcaaaattgaagcgtatccaaaactcaagtggaccacactagaggaaatcTTCTTagagccactgaagttttggatcatgctagcatttgtgtttttccttcatccatgtctctgtgaccttatcaataggttagattacatataaacatcactgcgggccCTAGCCCTAggaaacatcactgtgagccttgggaaggtttcaacggtggaaatcatcatcctcgcgatttcctgtggtgtgatacacttgagcattggacattcttcgattttgggctcatccTAAAATAAGTTGTTAAAacgtatgaacggcgtggatgagacatatacatcacttgtgggccccacagagtttactcagtatgctaaagcATACAAAGTTATTAATAAGGGATACGCTCTCCTGATCAGGAGCACTTAGGAAGAATCCACTGCCCAAATTGTACGTACATCTGTGGCCCATTTATAAGTGCACCAAACTGATTTTTTATACATGTCACGTTCACGGTGTGAaatacctaatggatggtccggatctctAACAGGGTTGCCATCTGACGTAGAGACCAGCCCTCGCATGGAGCAGTCATGCGGGTTTTCATCGCAGCTGCCTGTCCCAATTGCCTTCACCCTCGACTGTATAAACCCCCCTCCCATCGCCACATTCACTTTTGCTATCTATCAGGCCAGAAACACACGAAATTCATCTCTCTCGCCTCTCCACCCTCATCAAGGCTTGTATGggtgcctgtaagttcttttaagttgtaagttactTATAGATGAAAGTTACTTACAAATAATCTGTTTTGATGTAAGTTATAAGTCACTCACAAGTAAgttttttctgtttggataacctgtaagttacttacagataTAAAGCTGTATATTCACACTGAGCAAAGCTTAAATTAGAGAATTGTTATAAAATgttataattatataaaaaagaCATGGGATCaattatgttattttgttaagctcattaagatgaatatttgagataattctTAAGCTAAACCAATCGTCAAGTGGGTAATAAAAGTGTGCTTATGAGTTCAGAATATCTATAATATAGAGTAATAATTTAATTTAAGCATTGGAAAGagacttaaaaacattaatagaaaatctaataactgtataaattacatttaaaactttttactTGGAAATTCATCCCTTCTAaccatttatttatttgaatagaACTTACATGATTAAGGAATGTAGATGCAAAATGCAGTATTTTCGTAAGAAATGTGTAAGCCCAATATATCATGTCAGTATAAATGATTGTCATATTTTCAAACTTGTCCCACAGTCTTCCTACTGTTTTAGTTTTGGAGGAAACATATTCATCCATTGGTCCTCATCAGATTTGGAacaacttaatttttgggaccacgtcCTGAAATTCCCCGCTAGCTAAACCGATGGGTGGATTGAATATATCACACATCATTAAGGCGGGCCCACGGCAGGGGTAACACCCACTCTGACTAGGTAATAAGTTGCTGATATGCTTTTATTATACTAACTAAATTTAGTGCACCCACCGTAAATGTTTATGGTTTATCCAATCCGCGCATCCATTTTTTCATGGAAATGTATATGTTGAGTCATAAATTTAAGCGTATCCAGAGCTttagtagaccataccacaagaaatagtagaaATACTAATTTTGATAGTTGAAACCTTTACAGTGCTCatagtgatctttatttgtcatccaccgtGTTcatacaaaaatataagcttggtccataacttccgtggccccttagaaattttcaacggtatacactcaattcacactatttcctgcggtgtggtccacttgatctttggatatagttaatttttgggatcaggcCTTGAAATtaactattaaaatggatggacagtgggatcaaatacatatatcatgttggatcccagagtttactcattacttGGTACGCAATCCCTTCCCGCGAAATACTCATCTTCAAACCAGTTGGCAACAGCTCTCttaagaactttttgagaactcatcgtaTGTGatttgagtccaaaatctgaacggtccacatgatgcagaAACCCATGAAACCTCCAtgacccaacttttactttgatcaaaaacattagtgggccatgaaaaaagaaaacagtttcctcccttgatttgtatttctctctGTTATGACCCAGTAGAGTTTTAAGTCAGGGGGAAAATTAAGCCCTGATAGCTTCATgagattctgcatcacatggacggttcggattagagtaccatgacacgtgtgaaaaagtGAGCACGTGCGCAGGTGCGTAGGTGAGCTTACCTTATAGAGTAACGTCCTAAACGACTCccgttttgaaaagagaaaaacaagGGTACATTAcgatgaaaccctaccgttttaggaggagaCGAGACGGAAGGCGGTAATTTGCAGAGAGATTgcagggagggagagagagagattgcagagagggacgAAACCTTCAATCTCCTTTTTATAGAAGCTTATCAATGGTGGTTGTTGGTTTGGTAAATGAAGCTCTGATGCGGTAATAGTGTTGTAGCGTGTGGATTGGCTGCACTGCTGCAAGGCTTGCTGGAGTTCCTTCAATGGCTAGTGCTTCTTCTTCATTGTCTGGAGCTTCATGGCTGTAATGGtgg
Coding sequences:
- the LOC131217662 gene encoding heat shock cognate 70 kDa protein 1-like; translation: MALAGEILDFSLKVGSALVKPAAIGNAKRLIGRRFSDASVQSDINHWPFKVIPIPSDKAMMVVQHKGLNVMRIINEPTAAAIAYGLDKKATSSGKKNVLIFDLGGGTFDVFLPQLLAPFLYCCRS